Within Syngnathus scovelli strain Florida chromosome 22, RoL_Ssco_1.2, whole genome shotgun sequence, the genomic segment GTTGAACGACTGGAAGCTGTGGCACAGATTCCCCTGACACGCCATCTGGGCCAGCTTACTGGAAAGGTTCTGTGGAAGGCCCGACATGAATGCGACTCATCCCCCTCTCAAAATGGAAGGCAGGATTGCTGAATGTCTGAAAATGACTCACAACTCCCCCGCCAAATGAGCGGTCCCAGTTCCCAATAAGTGTGTTGGCCACCATGAGCGGGATGGTGTCGGGGTGAGACCATCCCACGGCCTCCACGGCGACGGCGATGTGAGCCAGCGGCATCTTGTCGTCACGCACGCGAATCTGGAAAGCCGTGATCGGTTCCGTCACTTGTGATTAATTATTGGACTTTGCCTTACCTCACTTCCTGTAAAGGGGCAGGCAGGCGGTGCGCCGTTGTCGTAGCGaccaagaagctttccaaagtgATACTTTGCTAGATCAATCAGCTCGTTGTGGGCAACACCTTTTTGAACATGCAAAGAACATGTTTTCATCGCCATCAAAACGAGTTTCGCTCTTGCACATGATGGACGAGGATGGGTGGTTCTCACCTCCAGCAGCAGCCAGCACAATTCTCGGACCTTTATAGTGGCTTGTGATGTACTCCACCAGATCTCCTCGATTTATTGTCCTGCAGTCAAACAATTGGGGAAACTCAAATGACGActaagctccattttgtgacgcGTTGGTGTCAATTTCCATACTTGATATTCTCGGTGGGGCCCAGGATGGTCCTACCCAGCGCCGTGGACTGGTAAGCGGTAGCGTGGAGGTAATCGAAGACCACTTCCTGTAAATTGGTCTCCACTTCCTGCATCTCCCGCAAGATCACCCCGCGTTCCCGCTCGATCTCCGCTTCGCCCAACGTGCTGTTCTGGATGATGTCAGCCAGGATCTCCACAGCTTTTCAGAAATATGGGTAAAatcgatttttatttattgagaTTCCGAACCATTAAGTGCTTCAGCAGAGCCATCATAATACCTCGCGGAAGATCCTTGGAAAAGGCCTTGGCATAGTACACAGTCTGCTCCCTGGATGTGTAGGCATTTAGGTGAGCGCCCATGTTCTCAATTTCTAACTCCAGGTCTAGCTGGGATCGCTTCCTGGTGCCctgtcacagaaaaaaaaaatgatgtaggTCGGGGTGAATAtagaaatataataaaaataacttCCTCTGTCCAGAGATTGAACCCAGGTCGCATCCTACCAGCAGGGACAATAGTTCTCATGTCTTGTATTTTCtttggatatattttttttaaacatttctgTCAGGTGCGTGTCTTACCTTAAATGCCATGTGCTCCAGAAAATGAGCAGTGCCATTATTTCTCTCATTCTCGTAACGACTGCCAGCGTCAATCCACAGACCAACCTGAAAGAAGTTATGTTGTATTAAAAAGCAATTTGTGCCTTGTGTAAAAATCAGCCAATGCCTAATAATGGATGGAGAGGAGTGAaaggctttattttttttatttgacagggACAGCTTAATGTTAAAAAACTTACTGTACACGTGGAAAGCCCAGAGTCCTCGGAAGCCA encodes:
- the pmpcb gene encoding mitochondrial-processing peptidase subunit beta, giving the protein MAASIRLCASAGKCLLRRSLLERNNLKIFTPGAHRLLATQAAQQVALNVPETKVTTLENGLRVASEDSGLSTCTVGLWIDAGSRYENERNNGTAHFLEHMAFKGTRKRSQLDLELEIENMGAHLNAYTSREQTVYYAKAFSKDLPRAVEILADIIQNSTLGEAEIERERGVILREMQEVETNLQEVVFDYLHATAYQSTALGRTILGPTENIKTINRGDLVEYITSHYKGPRIVLAAAGGVAHNELIDLAKYHFGKLLGRYDNGAPPACPFTGSEIRVRDDKMPLAHIAVAVEAVGWSHPDTIPLMVANTLIGNWDRSFGGGVNLSSKLAQMACQGNLCHSFQSFNTCYTDTGLWGLYMVCEPATIKDMMHFTQKEWMSLCTSVSEGEVARAKNLLKTNMLLHLDGSTPICEDIGRQMLCYSRRIPFHELETRIDAIDATTIKDVCAKYIFNKAPAIAAVGPIEQLPDYNQIHSGMVWMRN